One part of the Sciurus carolinensis chromosome 6, mSciCar1.2, whole genome shotgun sequence genome encodes these proteins:
- the Slc4a9 gene encoding anion exchange protein 4 isoform X2: MKLPDQEESESSNAHENVPVEELDSSRGPSTSPDGPSDTDSRELGICKDPLLFIQLNELLGWPQALEWRETGRWVLFEEKLEVGAGRWSAPHVPTLALPSLQQLRSLLSQGLVLLNCPAQSLLELVEQVIQVESLSPELRGQLQALLLQRPRHHIQTRGTRPCWGSTHPRKASHDENVPLKEQKLPPRAEAAAVLAGELGFLAQPLGAFVRLREPVVLGPLTEVPIPSRFFCLLLGPPTHGRGYHEMGRAAAVLLSDPQFQWSVRRASNLQDLLAALDAFLERVTVLPPGRWDSTARIPPPKCLPFQHKRAHTEDRHSHESHEPSPELQRTGRLFGGLAQDVRRKALWYPSDFLDGLHPQCFSAVLYIYLATVTNAITFGGLLGDATEGAQGVLESFLGTAVAGAAFCLMAGQPLTILSSTGPVLVFERLLFSFSRDYSLDYLPFRLWVGIWVATFCLVLVATEASVLVRYFTRFTEEGFCALISLIFIYDALGKMLNLTRTYPIQRPGSPAYGCFCQYPVPGGNESQWTRTKPKDRDDLLSMDLGLVNASLLSPPECTQQGGHPRGPGCHTVPDIAFVSILLFLTSFLFAMALKHVRTSRFFPSMVRKVLSDFSSVLAILLGCGLDAFLGLATPKLMVPREFKPTLPGRGWLVSPFGANPWWLTVAAALPALLLSILIFMDQQITAVILNRKEYRLRKGAGFHLDLFCVAVLMLLTSVLGLPWYVSATVISLAHMDSLRRESRDCAPGEAPSFLGIREQRLTGLVVFILTGVSIFLAPVLKFIPMPVLYGIFLYMGVAALSSIQFMKRVKLLLMPAKHQPDLLLLRHVPLSRVHFFTAIQLACLGLLWIIKSTPAAIIFPLMLLGLVGVRKALEWVFSPQELLWLDELMPEEERSIPEKGLEPEHPFSGHASEDSELMYQPKFPEINISVN, encoded by the exons ATGAAACTGCCAGACCAGGAGGAGTCTGAAAGCTCCAATGCCCATGAAAATGTTCCTGTAGAAGAGTTGGACAGCAGCCGTGGCCCTAGCACCAGCCCTGATGGCCCCTCAGACACAGACAGCAGGGAATTGGGGATATGCAAGGACCCTCTGCTCTTCATTCAGCTGAATGAGCTACTGGGCTGGCCCCAGGCATTGGAGTGGAGAGAAACAGGCAG GTGGGTGCTGTTTGAGGAGAAACTGGAGGTAGGAGCAGGCCGGTGGAGTGCTCCCCACGTGCCCACCCTGGCACTGCCCAGCCTCCAGCAGCTCCGAAGCCTGCTGTCCCAGGGCCTTGTACTGCTGAATTGTCCAGCTCAGAGTCTCCTGGAACTCGTGG AGCAGGTGATCCAGGTGGAATCACTGAGCCCAGAGCTGAGAGGGCAGCTACAGGCCTTATTGTTGCAGAGACCCCGACATCACATCCAGACCAGAGGCACCAGGCCTTGTTGGG GATCTACCCATCCAAGAAAGGCTTCTCATGATGAGAATGTTCCCCTGAAGGAACAG AAGCTGCCACCAAGGGCTGAGGCAGCAGCTGTGCTGGCAGGAGAACTGGGCTTCCTGGCACAGCCATTGGGGGCCTTTGTGCGACTACGGGAGCCTGTGGTGCTGGGGCCACTTACTGAGGTGCCCATCCCCAGCAG GTTTTTCTGCCTCCTCCTGGGCCCCCCCACACATGGAAGGGGTTACCATGAAATGGGTAGGGCAGCGGCTGTCCTACTCAGTGACCCG CAATTCCAGTGGTCAGTTCGCCGGGCCAGCAACCTTCAGGACCTTCTGGCGGCCCTGGATGCTTTCCTAGAAAGAGTGACTGTGCTTCCCCCAGGTCGGTGGGACTCAACAGCCCGGATCCCCCCGCCCAAATGCCTGCCCTTTCAGCACAAAAG GGCCCACACAGAGGACAGGCACAGCCATGAATCACATGAGCCTAGCCCAGAGTTGCAGCGGACCGGCAG GCTGTTTGGGGGCCTTGCCCAGGACGTGCGACGGAAGGCTCTGTGGTACCCAAGCGATTTCTTGGACGGTCTGCACCCCCAGTGTTTCTCAGCTGTGCTCTACATTTACCTGGCCACCGTCACTAATGCCATTACTTTTGGGGGTCTGCTGGGAGATGCCACTGAGGGTGCTCAG GGAGTGCTGGAAAGTTTCCTGGGTACAGCCGTGGCTGGAGCTGCCTTCTGCTTAATGGCAGGCCAGCCTCTCACcatcctcagcagcacagggCCAGTACTGGTCTTTGAGCGCCTGCTCTTCTCTTTCAGCAG AGATTACAGCCTGGACTACCTGCCCTTCCGCCTGTGGGTAGGCATCTGGGTGGCCACCTTTTGCCTGGTGCTGGTGGCCACAGAGGCCAGTGTGTTGGTGCGCTACTTCACCCGTTTCACCGAGGAAGGTTTCTGTGCCCTCATCAGCCTCATCTTCATCTATGATGCCCTGGGCAAAATGCTGAACCTGACCCGAACCTATCCCATCCAAAGGCCTGGGTCCCCTGCTTATGGCTGCTTCTGCCAATACCCAGTCCCAGGAG gaaATGAATCTCAATGGACAAGAACAAAGCCAAAAGACAGAGATGACCTGTTAAGCATG GACCTAGGCCTGGTCAATGCATCCTTGCTGTCTCCACCTGAATGTACCCAGCAAGGAGGCCACCCTCGTGGCCCTGGTTGTCATACAGTCCCAGACATTGCCTTCGTCTCCATTCTCCTCTTTCTCACCTCCTTCCTCTTTGCCATGGCCCTCAAGCATGTAAGGACCAGTCGCTTCTTCCCCTCCATG GTGCGCAAGGTGCTTAGTGACTTCTCCTCAGTCCTGGCCATCTTGCTGGGCTGTGGCCTTGATGCCTTCCTGGGCCTAGCCACACCGAAGCTCATGGTGCCCAGAGAGTTCAAG CCCACGCTCCCTGGGCGTGGCTGGCTTGTGTCGCCTTTTGGAGCCAACCCCTGGTGGTTGACTGTGGCAGccgccctgcctgccctgctgcTGTCTATCCTCATCTTCATGGACCAACAGATCACAGCAGTCATCCTCAATCGCAAGGAATATAGACTTCGG AAGGGAGCTGGCTTCCACCTGGACCTCTTCTGTGTGGCTGTGCTGATGCTGCTCACATCAGTGCTTGGGTTGCCCTGGTATGTCTCAGCTACTGTCATCTCCCTGGCCCACATGGACAGTCTTCGGAGAGAGAGCAGAGACTGTGCCCCTGGGGAGGCCCCCAGCTTCCTGGGCATCAG AGAACAGAGGTTGACGGGCCTGGTGGTATTCATCCTTACAGGTGTCTCCATCTTCCTGGCACCTGTGCTCAAG TTCATCCCAATGCCTGTACTCTATGGCATCTTCCTGTACATGGGGGTGGCAGCACTTAGCAGCATTCAG TTCATGAAGAGAGTGAAGCTCTTGTTGATGCCAGCAAAACATCAGCCAGACCTGCTGCTCTTGCGGCATGTACCTCTGAGCAGAGTCCACTTCTTCACAGCTATCCAGCTTGCCTGCCTAGGTCTGCTTTGGATAATCAAATCTACTCCTGCAGCCATCATCTTCCCCCTCATG TTGTTGGGCCTGGTAGGAGTCCGAAAGGCACTGGAATGGGTCTTCTCACCACAGGAACTCCTCTGGCTGGATGAGCTCAtgccagaggaggagaggagcaTTCCTGAGAAGGGGCTGGAGCCAGAGCACCCATTCAGTGGACATGCCAGTGAAGAT TCAGAGCTGATGTATCAGCCAAAGTTTCCAGAAATCAACATCTCTGTGAATTAG
- the Slc4a9 gene encoding anion exchange protein 4 isoform X1 produces the protein MKLPDQEESESSNAHENVPVEELDSSRGPSTSPDGPSDTDSRELGICKDPLLFIQLNELLGWPQALEWRETGRWVLFEEKLEVGAGRWSAPHVPTLALPSLQQLRSLLSQGLVLLNCPAQSLLELVEQVIQVESLSPELRGQLQALLLQRPRHHIQTRGTRPCWGSTHPRKASHDENVPLKEQCQNSLIQKLPPRAEAAAVLAGELGFLAQPLGAFVRLREPVVLGPLTEVPIPSRFFCLLLGPPTHGRGYHEMGRAAAVLLSDPQFQWSVRRASNLQDLLAALDAFLERVTVLPPGRWDSTARIPPPKCLPFQHKRAHTEDRHSHESHEPSPELQRTGRLFGGLAQDVRRKALWYPSDFLDGLHPQCFSAVLYIYLATVTNAITFGGLLGDATEGAQGVLESFLGTAVAGAAFCLMAGQPLTILSSTGPVLVFERLLFSFSRDYSLDYLPFRLWVGIWVATFCLVLVATEASVLVRYFTRFTEEGFCALISLIFIYDALGKMLNLTRTYPIQRPGSPAYGCFCQYPVPGGNESQWTRTKPKDRDDLLSMDLGLVNASLLSPPECTQQGGHPRGPGCHTVPDIAFVSILLFLTSFLFAMALKHVRTSRFFPSMVRKVLSDFSSVLAILLGCGLDAFLGLATPKLMVPREFKPTLPGRGWLVSPFGANPWWLTVAAALPALLLSILIFMDQQITAVILNRKEYRLRKGAGFHLDLFCVAVLMLLTSVLGLPWYVSATVISLAHMDSLRRESRDCAPGEAPSFLGIREQRLTGLVVFILTGVSIFLAPVLKFIPMPVLYGIFLYMGVAALSSIQFMKRVKLLLMPAKHQPDLLLLRHVPLSRVHFFTAIQLACLGLLWIIKSTPAAIIFPLMLLGLVGVRKALEWVFSPQELLWLDELMPEEERSIPEKGLEPEHPFSGHASEDSELMYQPKFPEINISVN, from the exons ATGAAACTGCCAGACCAGGAGGAGTCTGAAAGCTCCAATGCCCATGAAAATGTTCCTGTAGAAGAGTTGGACAGCAGCCGTGGCCCTAGCACCAGCCCTGATGGCCCCTCAGACACAGACAGCAGGGAATTGGGGATATGCAAGGACCCTCTGCTCTTCATTCAGCTGAATGAGCTACTGGGCTGGCCCCAGGCATTGGAGTGGAGAGAAACAGGCAG GTGGGTGCTGTTTGAGGAGAAACTGGAGGTAGGAGCAGGCCGGTGGAGTGCTCCCCACGTGCCCACCCTGGCACTGCCCAGCCTCCAGCAGCTCCGAAGCCTGCTGTCCCAGGGCCTTGTACTGCTGAATTGTCCAGCTCAGAGTCTCCTGGAACTCGTGG AGCAGGTGATCCAGGTGGAATCACTGAGCCCAGAGCTGAGAGGGCAGCTACAGGCCTTATTGTTGCAGAGACCCCGACATCACATCCAGACCAGAGGCACCAGGCCTTGTTGGG GATCTACCCATCCAAGAAAGGCTTCTCATGATGAGAATGTTCCCCTGAAGGAACAG TGTCAAAACTCCCTGATACAGAAGCTGCCACCAAGGGCTGAGGCAGCAGCTGTGCTGGCAGGAGAACTGGGCTTCCTGGCACAGCCATTGGGGGCCTTTGTGCGACTACGGGAGCCTGTGGTGCTGGGGCCACTTACTGAGGTGCCCATCCCCAGCAG GTTTTTCTGCCTCCTCCTGGGCCCCCCCACACATGGAAGGGGTTACCATGAAATGGGTAGGGCAGCGGCTGTCCTACTCAGTGACCCG CAATTCCAGTGGTCAGTTCGCCGGGCCAGCAACCTTCAGGACCTTCTGGCGGCCCTGGATGCTTTCCTAGAAAGAGTGACTGTGCTTCCCCCAGGTCGGTGGGACTCAACAGCCCGGATCCCCCCGCCCAAATGCCTGCCCTTTCAGCACAAAAG GGCCCACACAGAGGACAGGCACAGCCATGAATCACATGAGCCTAGCCCAGAGTTGCAGCGGACCGGCAG GCTGTTTGGGGGCCTTGCCCAGGACGTGCGACGGAAGGCTCTGTGGTACCCAAGCGATTTCTTGGACGGTCTGCACCCCCAGTGTTTCTCAGCTGTGCTCTACATTTACCTGGCCACCGTCACTAATGCCATTACTTTTGGGGGTCTGCTGGGAGATGCCACTGAGGGTGCTCAG GGAGTGCTGGAAAGTTTCCTGGGTACAGCCGTGGCTGGAGCTGCCTTCTGCTTAATGGCAGGCCAGCCTCTCACcatcctcagcagcacagggCCAGTACTGGTCTTTGAGCGCCTGCTCTTCTCTTTCAGCAG AGATTACAGCCTGGACTACCTGCCCTTCCGCCTGTGGGTAGGCATCTGGGTGGCCACCTTTTGCCTGGTGCTGGTGGCCACAGAGGCCAGTGTGTTGGTGCGCTACTTCACCCGTTTCACCGAGGAAGGTTTCTGTGCCCTCATCAGCCTCATCTTCATCTATGATGCCCTGGGCAAAATGCTGAACCTGACCCGAACCTATCCCATCCAAAGGCCTGGGTCCCCTGCTTATGGCTGCTTCTGCCAATACCCAGTCCCAGGAG gaaATGAATCTCAATGGACAAGAACAAAGCCAAAAGACAGAGATGACCTGTTAAGCATG GACCTAGGCCTGGTCAATGCATCCTTGCTGTCTCCACCTGAATGTACCCAGCAAGGAGGCCACCCTCGTGGCCCTGGTTGTCATACAGTCCCAGACATTGCCTTCGTCTCCATTCTCCTCTTTCTCACCTCCTTCCTCTTTGCCATGGCCCTCAAGCATGTAAGGACCAGTCGCTTCTTCCCCTCCATG GTGCGCAAGGTGCTTAGTGACTTCTCCTCAGTCCTGGCCATCTTGCTGGGCTGTGGCCTTGATGCCTTCCTGGGCCTAGCCACACCGAAGCTCATGGTGCCCAGAGAGTTCAAG CCCACGCTCCCTGGGCGTGGCTGGCTTGTGTCGCCTTTTGGAGCCAACCCCTGGTGGTTGACTGTGGCAGccgccctgcctgccctgctgcTGTCTATCCTCATCTTCATGGACCAACAGATCACAGCAGTCATCCTCAATCGCAAGGAATATAGACTTCGG AAGGGAGCTGGCTTCCACCTGGACCTCTTCTGTGTGGCTGTGCTGATGCTGCTCACATCAGTGCTTGGGTTGCCCTGGTATGTCTCAGCTACTGTCATCTCCCTGGCCCACATGGACAGTCTTCGGAGAGAGAGCAGAGACTGTGCCCCTGGGGAGGCCCCCAGCTTCCTGGGCATCAG AGAACAGAGGTTGACGGGCCTGGTGGTATTCATCCTTACAGGTGTCTCCATCTTCCTGGCACCTGTGCTCAAG TTCATCCCAATGCCTGTACTCTATGGCATCTTCCTGTACATGGGGGTGGCAGCACTTAGCAGCATTCAG TTCATGAAGAGAGTGAAGCTCTTGTTGATGCCAGCAAAACATCAGCCAGACCTGCTGCTCTTGCGGCATGTACCTCTGAGCAGAGTCCACTTCTTCACAGCTATCCAGCTTGCCTGCCTAGGTCTGCTTTGGATAATCAAATCTACTCCTGCAGCCATCATCTTCCCCCTCATG TTGTTGGGCCTGGTAGGAGTCCGAAAGGCACTGGAATGGGTCTTCTCACCACAGGAACTCCTCTGGCTGGATGAGCTCAtgccagaggaggagaggagcaTTCCTGAGAAGGGGCTGGAGCCAGAGCACCCATTCAGTGGACATGCCAGTGAAGAT TCAGAGCTGATGTATCAGCCAAAGTTTCCAGAAATCAACATCTCTGTGAATTAG
- the Slc4a9 gene encoding anion exchange protein 4 isoform X5, producing MKLPDQEESESSNAHENVPVEELDSSRGPSTSPDGPSDTDSRELGICKDPLLFIQLNELLGWPQALEWRETGRWVLFEEKLEVGAGRWSAPHVPTLALPSLQQLRSLLSQGLVLLNCPAQSLLELVEQVIQVESLSPELRGQLQALLLQRPRHHIQTRGTRPCWGSTHPRKASHDENVPLKEQCQNSLIQKLPPRAEAAAVLAGELGFLAQPLGAFVRLREPVVLGPLTEVPIPSRFFCLLLGPPTHGRGYHEMGRAAAVLLSDPQFQWSVRRASNLQDLLAALDAFLERVTVLPPGRWDSTARIPPPKCLPFQHKRAHTEDRHSHESHEPSPELQRTGRLFGGLAQDVRRKALWYPSDFLDGLHPQCFSAVLYIYLATVTNAITFGGLLGDATEGAQGVLESFLGTAVAGAAFCLMAGQPLTILSSTGPVLVFERLLFSFSRDYSLDYLPFRLWVGIWVATFCLVLVATEASVLVRYFTRFTEEGFCALISLIFIYDALGKMLNLTRTYPIQRPGSPAYGCFCQYPVPGGNESQWTRTKPKDRDDLLSMDLGLVNASLLSPPECTQQGGHPRGPGCHTVPDIAFVSILLFLTSFLFAMALKHVRTSRFFPSMPTLPGRGWLVSPFGANPWWLTVAAALPALLLSILIFMDQQITAVILNRKEYRLRKGAGFHLDLFCVAVLMLLTSVLGLPWYVSATVISLAHMDSLRRESRDCAPGEAPSFLGIREQRLTGLVVFILTGVSIFLAPVLKFIPMPVLYGIFLYMGVAALSSIQFMKRVKLLLMPAKHQPDLLLLRHVPLSRVHFFTAIQLACLGLLWIIKSTPAAIIFPLMLLGLVGVRKALEWVFSPQELLWLDELMPEEERSIPEKGLEPEHPFSGHASEDSELMYQPKFPEINISVN from the exons ATGAAACTGCCAGACCAGGAGGAGTCTGAAAGCTCCAATGCCCATGAAAATGTTCCTGTAGAAGAGTTGGACAGCAGCCGTGGCCCTAGCACCAGCCCTGATGGCCCCTCAGACACAGACAGCAGGGAATTGGGGATATGCAAGGACCCTCTGCTCTTCATTCAGCTGAATGAGCTACTGGGCTGGCCCCAGGCATTGGAGTGGAGAGAAACAGGCAG GTGGGTGCTGTTTGAGGAGAAACTGGAGGTAGGAGCAGGCCGGTGGAGTGCTCCCCACGTGCCCACCCTGGCACTGCCCAGCCTCCAGCAGCTCCGAAGCCTGCTGTCCCAGGGCCTTGTACTGCTGAATTGTCCAGCTCAGAGTCTCCTGGAACTCGTGG AGCAGGTGATCCAGGTGGAATCACTGAGCCCAGAGCTGAGAGGGCAGCTACAGGCCTTATTGTTGCAGAGACCCCGACATCACATCCAGACCAGAGGCACCAGGCCTTGTTGGG GATCTACCCATCCAAGAAAGGCTTCTCATGATGAGAATGTTCCCCTGAAGGAACAG TGTCAAAACTCCCTGATACAGAAGCTGCCACCAAGGGCTGAGGCAGCAGCTGTGCTGGCAGGAGAACTGGGCTTCCTGGCACAGCCATTGGGGGCCTTTGTGCGACTACGGGAGCCTGTGGTGCTGGGGCCACTTACTGAGGTGCCCATCCCCAGCAG GTTTTTCTGCCTCCTCCTGGGCCCCCCCACACATGGAAGGGGTTACCATGAAATGGGTAGGGCAGCGGCTGTCCTACTCAGTGACCCG CAATTCCAGTGGTCAGTTCGCCGGGCCAGCAACCTTCAGGACCTTCTGGCGGCCCTGGATGCTTTCCTAGAAAGAGTGACTGTGCTTCCCCCAGGTCGGTGGGACTCAACAGCCCGGATCCCCCCGCCCAAATGCCTGCCCTTTCAGCACAAAAG GGCCCACACAGAGGACAGGCACAGCCATGAATCACATGAGCCTAGCCCAGAGTTGCAGCGGACCGGCAG GCTGTTTGGGGGCCTTGCCCAGGACGTGCGACGGAAGGCTCTGTGGTACCCAAGCGATTTCTTGGACGGTCTGCACCCCCAGTGTTTCTCAGCTGTGCTCTACATTTACCTGGCCACCGTCACTAATGCCATTACTTTTGGGGGTCTGCTGGGAGATGCCACTGAGGGTGCTCAG GGAGTGCTGGAAAGTTTCCTGGGTACAGCCGTGGCTGGAGCTGCCTTCTGCTTAATGGCAGGCCAGCCTCTCACcatcctcagcagcacagggCCAGTACTGGTCTTTGAGCGCCTGCTCTTCTCTTTCAGCAG AGATTACAGCCTGGACTACCTGCCCTTCCGCCTGTGGGTAGGCATCTGGGTGGCCACCTTTTGCCTGGTGCTGGTGGCCACAGAGGCCAGTGTGTTGGTGCGCTACTTCACCCGTTTCACCGAGGAAGGTTTCTGTGCCCTCATCAGCCTCATCTTCATCTATGATGCCCTGGGCAAAATGCTGAACCTGACCCGAACCTATCCCATCCAAAGGCCTGGGTCCCCTGCTTATGGCTGCTTCTGCCAATACCCAGTCCCAGGAG gaaATGAATCTCAATGGACAAGAACAAAGCCAAAAGACAGAGATGACCTGTTAAGCATG GACCTAGGCCTGGTCAATGCATCCTTGCTGTCTCCACCTGAATGTACCCAGCAAGGAGGCCACCCTCGTGGCCCTGGTTGTCATACAGTCCCAGACATTGCCTTCGTCTCCATTCTCCTCTTTCTCACCTCCTTCCTCTTTGCCATGGCCCTCAAGCATGTAAGGACCAGTCGCTTCTTCCCCTCCATG CCCACGCTCCCTGGGCGTGGCTGGCTTGTGTCGCCTTTTGGAGCCAACCCCTGGTGGTTGACTGTGGCAGccgccctgcctgccctgctgcTGTCTATCCTCATCTTCATGGACCAACAGATCACAGCAGTCATCCTCAATCGCAAGGAATATAGACTTCGG AAGGGAGCTGGCTTCCACCTGGACCTCTTCTGTGTGGCTGTGCTGATGCTGCTCACATCAGTGCTTGGGTTGCCCTGGTATGTCTCAGCTACTGTCATCTCCCTGGCCCACATGGACAGTCTTCGGAGAGAGAGCAGAGACTGTGCCCCTGGGGAGGCCCCCAGCTTCCTGGGCATCAG AGAACAGAGGTTGACGGGCCTGGTGGTATTCATCCTTACAGGTGTCTCCATCTTCCTGGCACCTGTGCTCAAG TTCATCCCAATGCCTGTACTCTATGGCATCTTCCTGTACATGGGGGTGGCAGCACTTAGCAGCATTCAG TTCATGAAGAGAGTGAAGCTCTTGTTGATGCCAGCAAAACATCAGCCAGACCTGCTGCTCTTGCGGCATGTACCTCTGAGCAGAGTCCACTTCTTCACAGCTATCCAGCTTGCCTGCCTAGGTCTGCTTTGGATAATCAAATCTACTCCTGCAGCCATCATCTTCCCCCTCATG TTGTTGGGCCTGGTAGGAGTCCGAAAGGCACTGGAATGGGTCTTCTCACCACAGGAACTCCTCTGGCTGGATGAGCTCAtgccagaggaggagaggagcaTTCCTGAGAAGGGGCTGGAGCCAGAGCACCCATTCAGTGGACATGCCAGTGAAGAT TCAGAGCTGATGTATCAGCCAAAGTTTCCAGAAATCAACATCTCTGTGAATTAG
- the Slc4a9 gene encoding anion exchange protein 4 isoform X6, which translates to MKLPDQEESESSNAHENVPVEELDSSRGPSTSPDGPSDTDSRELGICKDPLLFIQLNELLGWPQALEWRETGRWVLFEEKLEVGAGRWSAPHVPTLALPSLQQLRSLLSQGLVLLNCPAQSLLELVEQVIQVESLSPELRGQLQALLLQRPRHHIQTRGTRPCWGSTHPRKASHDENVPLKEQQFQWSVRRASNLQDLLAALDAFLERVTVLPPGRWDSTARIPPPKCLPFQHKRAHTEDRHSHESHEPSPELQRTGRLFGGLAQDVRRKALWYPSDFLDGLHPQCFSAVLYIYLATVTNAITFGGLLGDATEGAQGVLESFLGTAVAGAAFCLMAGQPLTILSSTGPVLVFERLLFSFSRDYSLDYLPFRLWVGIWVATFCLVLVATEASVLVRYFTRFTEEGFCALISLIFIYDALGKMLNLTRTYPIQRPGSPAYGCFCQYPVPGGNESQWTRTKPKDRDDLLSMDLGLVNASLLSPPECTQQGGHPRGPGCHTVPDIAFVSILLFLTSFLFAMALKHVRTSRFFPSMVRKVLSDFSSVLAILLGCGLDAFLGLATPKLMVPREFKPTLPGRGWLVSPFGANPWWLTVAAALPALLLSILIFMDQQITAVILNRKEYRLRKGAGFHLDLFCVAVLMLLTSVLGLPWYVSATVISLAHMDSLRRESRDCAPGEAPSFLGIREQRLTGLVVFILTGVSIFLAPVLKFIPMPVLYGIFLYMGVAALSSIQFMKRVKLLLMPAKHQPDLLLLRHVPLSRVHFFTAIQLACLGLLWIIKSTPAAIIFPLMLLGLVGVRKALEWVFSPQELLWLDELMPEEERSIPEKGLEPEHPFSGHASEDSELMYQPKFPEINISVN; encoded by the exons ATGAAACTGCCAGACCAGGAGGAGTCTGAAAGCTCCAATGCCCATGAAAATGTTCCTGTAGAAGAGTTGGACAGCAGCCGTGGCCCTAGCACCAGCCCTGATGGCCCCTCAGACACAGACAGCAGGGAATTGGGGATATGCAAGGACCCTCTGCTCTTCATTCAGCTGAATGAGCTACTGGGCTGGCCCCAGGCATTGGAGTGGAGAGAAACAGGCAG GTGGGTGCTGTTTGAGGAGAAACTGGAGGTAGGAGCAGGCCGGTGGAGTGCTCCCCACGTGCCCACCCTGGCACTGCCCAGCCTCCAGCAGCTCCGAAGCCTGCTGTCCCAGGGCCTTGTACTGCTGAATTGTCCAGCTCAGAGTCTCCTGGAACTCGTGG AGCAGGTGATCCAGGTGGAATCACTGAGCCCAGAGCTGAGAGGGCAGCTACAGGCCTTATTGTTGCAGAGACCCCGACATCACATCCAGACCAGAGGCACCAGGCCTTGTTGGG GATCTACCCATCCAAGAAAGGCTTCTCATGATGAGAATGTTCCCCTGAAGGAACAG CAATTCCAGTGGTCAGTTCGCCGGGCCAGCAACCTTCAGGACCTTCTGGCGGCCCTGGATGCTTTCCTAGAAAGAGTGACTGTGCTTCCCCCAGGTCGGTGGGACTCAACAGCCCGGATCCCCCCGCCCAAATGCCTGCCCTTTCAGCACAAAAG GGCCCACACAGAGGACAGGCACAGCCATGAATCACATGAGCCTAGCCCAGAGTTGCAGCGGACCGGCAG GCTGTTTGGGGGCCTTGCCCAGGACGTGCGACGGAAGGCTCTGTGGTACCCAAGCGATTTCTTGGACGGTCTGCACCCCCAGTGTTTCTCAGCTGTGCTCTACATTTACCTGGCCACCGTCACTAATGCCATTACTTTTGGGGGTCTGCTGGGAGATGCCACTGAGGGTGCTCAG GGAGTGCTGGAAAGTTTCCTGGGTACAGCCGTGGCTGGAGCTGCCTTCTGCTTAATGGCAGGCCAGCCTCTCACcatcctcagcagcacagggCCAGTACTGGTCTTTGAGCGCCTGCTCTTCTCTTTCAGCAG AGATTACAGCCTGGACTACCTGCCCTTCCGCCTGTGGGTAGGCATCTGGGTGGCCACCTTTTGCCTGGTGCTGGTGGCCACAGAGGCCAGTGTGTTGGTGCGCTACTTCACCCGTTTCACCGAGGAAGGTTTCTGTGCCCTCATCAGCCTCATCTTCATCTATGATGCCCTGGGCAAAATGCTGAACCTGACCCGAACCTATCCCATCCAAAGGCCTGGGTCCCCTGCTTATGGCTGCTTCTGCCAATACCCAGTCCCAGGAG gaaATGAATCTCAATGGACAAGAACAAAGCCAAAAGACAGAGATGACCTGTTAAGCATG GACCTAGGCCTGGTCAATGCATCCTTGCTGTCTCCACCTGAATGTACCCAGCAAGGAGGCCACCCTCGTGGCCCTGGTTGTCATACAGTCCCAGACATTGCCTTCGTCTCCATTCTCCTCTTTCTCACCTCCTTCCTCTTTGCCATGGCCCTCAAGCATGTAAGGACCAGTCGCTTCTTCCCCTCCATG GTGCGCAAGGTGCTTAGTGACTTCTCCTCAGTCCTGGCCATCTTGCTGGGCTGTGGCCTTGATGCCTTCCTGGGCCTAGCCACACCGAAGCTCATGGTGCCCAGAGAGTTCAAG CCCACGCTCCCTGGGCGTGGCTGGCTTGTGTCGCCTTTTGGAGCCAACCCCTGGTGGTTGACTGTGGCAGccgccctgcctgccctgctgcTGTCTATCCTCATCTTCATGGACCAACAGATCACAGCAGTCATCCTCAATCGCAAGGAATATAGACTTCGG AAGGGAGCTGGCTTCCACCTGGACCTCTTCTGTGTGGCTGTGCTGATGCTGCTCACATCAGTGCTTGGGTTGCCCTGGTATGTCTCAGCTACTGTCATCTCCCTGGCCCACATGGACAGTCTTCGGAGAGAGAGCAGAGACTGTGCCCCTGGGGAGGCCCCCAGCTTCCTGGGCATCAG AGAACAGAGGTTGACGGGCCTGGTGGTATTCATCCTTACAGGTGTCTCCATCTTCCTGGCACCTGTGCTCAAG TTCATCCCAATGCCTGTACTCTATGGCATCTTCCTGTACATGGGGGTGGCAGCACTTAGCAGCATTCAG TTCATGAAGAGAGTGAAGCTCTTGTTGATGCCAGCAAAACATCAGCCAGACCTGCTGCTCTTGCGGCATGTACCTCTGAGCAGAGTCCACTTCTTCACAGCTATCCAGCTTGCCTGCCTAGGTCTGCTTTGGATAATCAAATCTACTCCTGCAGCCATCATCTTCCCCCTCATG TTGTTGGGCCTGGTAGGAGTCCGAAAGGCACTGGAATGGGTCTTCTCACCACAGGAACTCCTCTGGCTGGATGAGCTCAtgccagaggaggagaggagcaTTCCTGAGAAGGGGCTGGAGCCAGAGCACCCATTCAGTGGACATGCCAGTGAAGAT TCAGAGCTGATGTATCAGCCAAAGTTTCCAGAAATCAACATCTCTGTGAATTAG